The following proteins are encoded in a genomic region of Burkholderia cepacia:
- a CDS encoding acetolactate synthase large subunit, with protein sequence MKASDLFVKALEAEGVEYVFGIPGEENLDLLESLRRSKIKLVLTRHEQAAGFMAATYGRLTGRTGVCLATLGPGATNFVTAAAYAQLGGMPMLMITGQKPIKSSKQGHFQIVDVVDMMQPLTKFTRQIVSIGNIPSAVREAFRRAEEERPGAAHLELPEDIAHEEGDGKPIPRSYSRRPVAEEKAVAHAVDAIQAARHPLLMIGAGGNRKTTRKILVEFVDKTGIPFFTTQMGKGVIDETHPLWLGNATLSDGDFVHRAIEHADCIINVGHDVIEKPPFFMRADDKTVIHVNFLGAQVDPVYFPQIEVVGDIANAVWQMTEAIAPQPHWDFARFAMIKEHFDAHLEKGQHDPRFPMYPVRIVNDLYNAMPVDGIVCLDNGMYKIWFARYWRAHEPNSLLLDNALASMGAGLPSAIATKIVHPQRKVIAVCGDGGFMMNSQELETAVRLKLDLVVMILRDDAFGMIRWKQENMNFPDYAMTLQNPDFVSYAQSYGAHGHRVESADDLEPLLRECFSSPGVHVIDVPIDYSDNERVLNREIKRLSAQL encoded by the coding sequence ATGAAAGCATCGGATCTGTTCGTGAAGGCGCTGGAAGCCGAAGGCGTCGAGTACGTGTTCGGTATTCCCGGCGAAGAAAACCTCGATCTGCTCGAATCGCTGCGGCGATCGAAGATCAAGCTCGTGCTGACCCGGCACGAGCAGGCGGCCGGGTTCATGGCCGCCACCTACGGCCGCCTGACGGGGCGCACCGGCGTGTGTCTCGCGACGCTCGGGCCCGGCGCGACGAACTTCGTCACGGCCGCGGCGTATGCGCAGCTCGGCGGCATGCCGATGCTGATGATCACCGGGCAGAAGCCGATCAAGTCCAGCAAGCAGGGCCACTTCCAGATCGTCGACGTGGTCGACATGATGCAGCCGCTCACGAAGTTCACGCGGCAGATCGTGTCGATCGGCAATATCCCGTCGGCCGTGCGCGAGGCGTTCCGCCGCGCCGAGGAGGAGCGCCCGGGCGCCGCGCACCTCGAACTGCCGGAAGACATCGCGCACGAAGAGGGTGACGGCAAGCCGATCCCGCGCAGCTACAGCCGGCGGCCGGTGGCCGAGGAGAAGGCCGTCGCGCACGCGGTCGACGCGATCCAGGCCGCGCGCCATCCGCTGCTGATGATCGGCGCGGGCGGCAACCGCAAGACGACCCGCAAGATCCTCGTCGAATTCGTCGACAAGACGGGCATCCCGTTCTTCACGACGCAGATGGGCAAGGGCGTGATCGACGAGACGCACCCGCTGTGGCTCGGCAACGCGACGCTGTCCGACGGCGATTTCGTGCACCGCGCGATCGAGCACGCCGACTGCATCATCAACGTCGGCCACGACGTGATCGAGAAGCCGCCGTTCTTCATGCGCGCGGACGACAAGACCGTGATCCATGTGAACTTCCTCGGCGCGCAGGTCGATCCCGTCTATTTTCCGCAGATCGAGGTGGTCGGCGACATCGCGAACGCGGTGTGGCAGATGACGGAAGCGATCGCGCCGCAGCCGCACTGGGATTTCGCGCGCTTCGCGATGATCAAGGAGCATTTCGACGCGCACCTGGAGAAGGGCCAGCACGATCCGCGTTTCCCGATGTATCCGGTGCGCATCGTCAACGACCTGTACAACGCAATGCCGGTCGACGGCATCGTCTGTCTCGACAACGGGATGTACAAGATCTGGTTCGCGCGCTACTGGCGTGCGCACGAGCCGAACTCGCTGCTGCTCGACAATGCGCTCGCGTCGATGGGCGCGGGTCTGCCGTCGGCGATCGCGACGAAGATCGTGCATCCGCAGCGCAAGGTGATCGCCGTATGCGGCGACGGCGGCTTCATGATGAATTCGCAGGAGCTCGAAACGGCCGTGCGGCTGAAGCTCGACCTCGTCGTGATGATCCTGCGCGACGACGCGTTCGGGATGATCCGCTGGAAGCAGGAGAACATGAATTTCCCCGATTACGCGATGACGCTGCAGAACCCCGATTTCGTGTCGTATGCGCAAAGCTATGGCGCGCACGGGCATCGCGTCGAGTCGGCTGACGATCTGGAGCCGCTGCTGCGCGAGTGCTTCTCGTCGCCGGGCGTGCACGTGATCGACGTGCCGATCGATTACTCGGACAACGAGCGCGTGCTGAACCGCGAGATCAAGCGCCTGTCGGCGCAGCTCTGA
- a CDS encoding type II toxin-antitoxin system RelE/ParE family toxin yields MPYSAPTFSIRTTDVFDAWFAGLQDRVAKRRIQARIDRLSMGNPGDWKSAGAPVVEMRIDHGPGYRVYYVRRGPIWVILLCGGNKSTQQADIRAAHAMLAHLDME; encoded by the coding sequence ATGCCCTACAGTGCGCCTACGTTCAGCATCCGGACCACCGACGTCTTCGACGCCTGGTTTGCCGGCCTTCAGGATCGCGTCGCGAAGCGACGCATCCAGGCACGCATCGACCGCCTGTCGATGGGCAATCCGGGCGACTGGAAGTCCGCCGGCGCGCCGGTCGTCGAAATGCGGATCGACCATGGCCCCGGCTACCGCGTCTACTACGTCCGGCGCGGGCCGATCTGGGTCATCCTGCTCTGCGGCGGCAACAAGTCGACGCAACAGGCCGACATACGCGCCGCGCACGCGATGCTCGCGCACCTCGACATGGAGTGA
- a CDS encoding addiction module antidote protein, whose translation MDKISTRPWDSAEHLKTEDDMADYFEACLQEAGDDPAFIAHALGVIARARGMSQVARDAGLSREGLYKALSHDGNPSFGTILKVIKALGLQLHGSKAHA comes from the coding sequence ATGGACAAGATCAGCACCCGGCCGTGGGATTCGGCCGAACACCTGAAAACCGAAGACGACATGGCCGACTACTTCGAGGCCTGCCTGCAGGAGGCCGGCGACGATCCGGCCTTCATCGCGCACGCGCTCGGCGTGATCGCACGCGCACGCGGCATGTCGCAGGTCGCACGCGATGCCGGCCTGTCGCGCGAAGGGCTGTACAAGGCGCTGTCGCACGACGGCAACCCGAGCTTCGGCACCATCCTGAAAGTCATCAAGGCGCTCGGCCTGCAGCTGCACGGCTCGAAAGCGCACGCGTGA
- a CDS encoding DUF445 domain-containing protein, which translates to MTPDKALELKRSKRRALWLLLAAVAVFVTTILLPRGPWVDGVKAVAEAAMVGALADWFAVVALFRRVPIPFVSRHTEIIPKNKDKIADNLAVFVREKFLGPDALAAQIRQHDPAQKLGAWLGEPRNTDALGGYVTKLMSFALDMTDDARIQSFVHDAFRAVIDRVDLSQSAGAILDTLTKDGRHQALLDDAIEQVVDVLDKEENREVIAGFIVEWLKTQYPKVEKIMPTQWFGENGARMLASAVSRVLEGVAADPEHELRQRFDRTVARLTEKLKHDPAFVAKGEEIKRYIRDGDAFNEYVRDLWDQLRAWLKADLARADSALHRQAATLGGWLGARLSESPALRASLNEHVEKAVHEMAPDFADFLMRHIRDTVRNWDAREMSRQIELNIGKDLQYIRINGTLVGGLIGLGLYLVSLVPRWAAGWLH; encoded by the coding sequence ATGACGCCAGACAAAGCCCTCGAACTGAAACGCAGCAAGCGCCGCGCGCTGTGGCTGCTGCTGGCCGCCGTCGCGGTGTTCGTCACGACAATCCTGCTGCCGCGCGGCCCGTGGGTCGACGGCGTCAAGGCCGTGGCCGAAGCCGCGATGGTCGGCGCGCTCGCCGACTGGTTCGCGGTCGTCGCGCTGTTCCGCCGCGTGCCGATTCCGTTCGTGTCGCGTCATACCGAGATCATTCCGAAGAACAAGGACAAGATCGCCGACAACCTCGCGGTGTTCGTGCGCGAGAAATTCTTGGGCCCCGACGCGCTCGCCGCGCAGATTCGCCAGCACGATCCCGCGCAGAAGCTCGGCGCGTGGCTGGGCGAACCGCGGAACACCGACGCGCTCGGCGGTTACGTGACGAAGCTGATGAGCTTCGCGCTCGACATGACGGACGACGCGCGAATCCAGTCGTTCGTGCACGACGCGTTCCGCGCGGTGATCGACCGGGTCGACCTGTCGCAGTCGGCCGGCGCGATCCTCGATACGCTGACGAAGGACGGCCGCCATCAGGCGCTGCTCGACGACGCGATCGAACAGGTGGTCGACGTGCTCGACAAGGAGGAGAACCGCGAGGTGATCGCGGGCTTCATCGTCGAATGGCTGAAGACGCAGTATCCGAAGGTCGAGAAGATCATGCCGACGCAGTGGTTCGGCGAGAACGGCGCGCGGATGCTCGCGAGCGCGGTGAGCCGCGTGCTCGAAGGCGTGGCGGCCGACCCCGAGCACGAACTGCGGCAGCGCTTCGACCGGACGGTCGCGCGGCTGACCGAGAAGCTGAAGCACGATCCGGCGTTCGTCGCGAAGGGCGAGGAGATCAAGCGCTATATCCGCGACGGCGATGCGTTCAACGAGTATGTGCGCGACTTGTGGGACCAGTTGCGCGCGTGGCTGAAGGCCGATCTCGCCCGTGCCGATTCGGCGCTGCACCGGCAGGCCGCGACGCTCGGCGGCTGGCTCGGGGCGCGGCTTTCGGAGAGCCCCGCGCTGCGCGCATCGCTGAACGAGCACGTGGAGAAGGCCGTGCACGAGATGGCGCCGGATTTCGCCGATTTCCTGATGCGCCACATTCGCGATACGGTGCGCAACTGGGATGCGCGCGAGATGTCGCGGCAGATCGAGCTGAATATCGGCAAGGACCTGCAATACATCCGCATCAACGGCACGCTGGTGGGCGGGCTGATCGGGCTCGGGCTGTATCTGGTGTCGCTGGTGCCGCGCTGGGCGGCCGGGTGGCTGCATTGA
- the andAb gene encoding anthranilate 1,2-dioxygenase ferredoxin subunit AndAb has product MTEATLAEWHPLGAFDEFSEDEPAARVAGQKPIAVFRIGDELFAMHDLCTHGHARLSEGYVEDGCVECPLHQGLIDIRTGAPKCAPITEPVRTYPIRIVDGQVEVNVD; this is encoded by the coding sequence ATGACCGAAGCAACGCTGGCCGAGTGGCATCCGCTCGGCGCTTTCGACGAATTCTCCGAAGACGAACCGGCGGCGCGCGTCGCCGGCCAGAAACCGATCGCCGTGTTCCGGATCGGCGACGAACTGTTCGCGATGCACGACCTCTGCACGCACGGCCATGCGCGGCTGTCCGAAGGCTATGTGGAGGACGGCTGCGTCGAATGCCCGCTGCACCAGGGGCTGATCGACATCCGCACCGGCGCGCCGAAATGCGCGCCGATCACGGAGCCGGTGCGGACCTATCCGATCCGGATCGTCGACGGGCAGGTGGAAGTCAATGTCGACTGA
- the andAd gene encoding anthranilate 1,2-dioxygenase small subunit AndAd — translation MTEDMKTWFEIYMLQNRYIGHLDNNRLEAWPTMFTEDCTYEIVPKENADLGLPVGIVHCTNQRMLRDRVVSLRHANIYEEHTYRHMTSGLTIVAERDGEIDTESNYVVVQTRSNGESNVYQAGKYYDTVVRTPDGLRYKTKRVIYDTSRVQTLLATPI, via the coding sequence ATGACGGAAGACATGAAGACGTGGTTCGAGATTTACATGCTCCAGAACCGCTATATCGGGCACCTCGACAACAACCGGCTCGAAGCATGGCCGACGATGTTTACCGAGGACTGCACGTACGAAATCGTGCCGAAGGAGAACGCCGACCTCGGGCTGCCGGTCGGGATCGTCCACTGCACGAACCAGCGCATGCTGCGCGACCGCGTGGTGTCGCTGCGGCACGCGAACATCTATGAAGAGCACACGTACCGGCACATGACATCGGGCCTGACGATCGTCGCCGAACGCGACGGCGAGATCGACACCGAGAGCAACTACGTCGTCGTGCAGACGCGCAGCAACGGCGAGTCGAACGTGTACCAGGCCGGCAAGTACTACGACACGGTCGTGCGTACGCCCGACGGGCTGCGCTACAAGACCAAGCGCGTGATCTACGACACGTCGCGCGTGCAGACACTGCTCGCGACGCCGATCTGA
- the andAc gene encoding anthranilate 1,2-dioxygenase large subunit AndAc, which produces MEQTESPVVFAPRDDASAVSFPHDDGSRVPYKVFSSQAVYEREQERIFRGPTWNFVALEAEIPNAGDFKSTFVGDTPVVVTRTEDGALSAWVNRCAHRGAQVCRKSRGNASSHTCVYHQWSFDNSGNLLGVPFRRGQKGMSGMPADFDPKQHGLRKLRVDSYRGLVFATFSDDVMPLPDYLGEQMRPWIDRIFHKPIEYLGCTRQYSKSNWKLYMENVKDPYHASMLHLFHTTFNIFRVGMKARSIPDANHGLHSIITVTKTGDDTSAAYKQQNIRSFDEGFHLEDESILDLVSEYDEDCTNHIQPIFPQLVIQQIHNTLVARQILPKGPDNFELIFHFFGYADDTPELRALRIKQANLVGPAGYISMEDTEATELVQRGTVRDGDATSVIEMSRGNPDQQDTVITESLIRKFWVGYQKLMGY; this is translated from the coding sequence ATGGAGCAGACAGAATCGCCCGTCGTGTTCGCCCCGCGCGACGACGCGTCCGCCGTGAGCTTTCCGCACGACGACGGCTCGCGCGTGCCGTACAAGGTGTTCAGTTCGCAGGCCGTCTACGAACGCGAGCAGGAACGCATCTTCCGCGGCCCGACGTGGAACTTCGTCGCGCTGGAAGCGGAAATCCCGAACGCCGGCGACTTCAAGAGCACGTTCGTCGGCGATACGCCGGTGGTCGTCACGCGCACCGAGGATGGCGCACTTTCCGCGTGGGTGAACCGTTGCGCGCACCGCGGCGCGCAGGTGTGCCGCAAGTCGCGCGGCAACGCGAGCTCGCACACGTGCGTGTATCACCAGTGGAGCTTCGATAACTCCGGCAACCTGCTCGGCGTGCCGTTCCGGCGCGGCCAGAAGGGGATGTCCGGGATGCCGGCCGACTTCGACCCGAAGCAGCACGGGCTGCGCAAGCTGCGCGTCGACAGCTATCGCGGGCTCGTGTTCGCCACCTTCAGCGACGATGTGATGCCGCTGCCCGACTATCTCGGCGAGCAGATGCGCCCGTGGATCGACCGGATCTTCCACAAGCCGATCGAGTATCTCGGCTGCACGCGCCAGTATTCGAAGTCGAACTGGAAGCTGTACATGGAGAACGTGAAGGACCCGTATCACGCGAGCATGCTGCACCTGTTCCATACGACCTTCAACATCTTCCGCGTCGGGATGAAGGCGCGCTCGATTCCGGATGCGAATCACGGGCTGCACAGCATCATCACGGTGACGAAGACGGGCGACGATACGTCGGCCGCGTACAAGCAGCAGAACATTCGCTCGTTCGACGAAGGCTTTCATCTGGAGGACGAATCGATTCTCGATCTCGTGTCGGAATACGACGAGGATTGCACGAACCATATCCAGCCGATCTTCCCGCAGCTCGTGATCCAGCAGATCCACAACACGCTGGTCGCACGCCAGATCCTGCCGAAAGGCCCCGACAACTTCGAACTGATCTTCCATTTCTTCGGTTACGCGGACGACACGCCCGAGCTGCGCGCGCTGCGCATCAAGCAGGCGAACCTCGTCGGGCCGGCCGGCTATATCTCGATGGAGGACACCGAGGCGACCGAGCTCGTGCAGCGCGGCACGGTGCGTGACGGCGACGCGACGTCGGTGATCGAGATGTCGCGCGGCAATCCGGACCAGCAGGACACGGTGATCACTGAAAGCCTGATCCGCAAGTTCTGGGTCGGCTACCAGAAGCTGATGGGCTATTGA
- the andR gene encoding anthranilate 1,2-dioxygenase regulatory protein AndR, which translates to MSPTSFEPLALRAHRLFESRDLDETRERISRVMQPHALLPNGRTHGASHMDFVRLGGLGIGTIAFGDAMRVQVDAVDGYYLLMFCLSGQAEVRAMGRQLGVDGQTGVLCAPGEPFDAVLSADCEQFVLRIDAATVGSLTGDPRATLDPVLHVSDAALAAWRQQLMLVARSPELLERANANPRVASQLEHLLIDLLIEGHPPSVLHASRRDPAPGFVRRAQEFVNAHYAQPLQLADIVQAANVPERTLRDAFLQFRGMSPMQYLRATRLDHARELLRGAMSDRRIADVALDCGFTHLGRFAIAYREKFGESPSETLDAKR; encoded by the coding sequence ATGTCCCCAACGTCGTTCGAGCCGCTCGCGCTGCGCGCGCACCGGCTGTTCGAATCCCGCGATCTCGACGAGACGCGCGAGCGGATCTCGCGCGTGATGCAGCCGCATGCGCTGCTGCCGAACGGTCGCACGCATGGTGCGTCGCACATGGATTTCGTCAGGCTCGGCGGGCTCGGGATCGGCACGATCGCATTCGGCGACGCGATGCGCGTGCAGGTCGACGCGGTCGATGGCTACTACCTGCTGATGTTCTGCCTGTCCGGCCAGGCAGAGGTGCGCGCGATGGGGCGGCAGCTCGGCGTCGACGGCCAGACCGGCGTGCTGTGCGCGCCCGGGGAGCCCTTCGATGCAGTGCTGTCCGCCGATTGCGAGCAGTTCGTGCTGCGCATCGACGCAGCCACGGTCGGCTCGCTCACGGGCGACCCGCGCGCGACGCTCGATCCCGTGCTGCACGTCAGCGACGCCGCACTCGCCGCGTGGCGCCAGCAACTGATGCTCGTTGCGCGCTCGCCCGAACTGCTCGAACGCGCGAACGCGAACCCGCGCGTCGCGTCGCAGCTCGAGCACCTGCTGATCGACCTGCTGATCGAGGGCCACCCGCCGTCGGTACTGCACGCGTCACGCCGCGATCCGGCACCGGGCTTCGTGCGACGCGCGCAGGAGTTCGTGAACGCGCACTACGCTCAGCCGCTGCAGCTCGCCGATATCGTCCAGGCCGCCAACGTGCCGGAGCGGACGCTGCGCGACGCGTTCCTGCAGTTCCGCGGAATGAGCCCGATGCAATACCTGCGCGCGACGCGGCTCGACCATGCGCGCGAACTGCTGCGCGGCGCGATGTCCGACCGGCGGATCGCCGATGTCGCGCTCGATTGCGGGTTTACCCACCTCGGGCGATT